A genomic segment from Lignipirellula cremea encodes:
- a CDS encoding leucine-rich repeat domain-containing protein has protein sequence MTHRAKKMQPSTRNAAARREPLLALLLTACLGLVLVGCERNSDYRSAGEEEAASSTASRTPDPPATWADQRAAAVGGAESILVEEAVTDEQLAELSDAPKLEKIVLEQSRLSPAGVRSLQRFPALEYVKLKGDVGDEHLEALAEMPGLRFLNLPQANFTDAGLQRLSTLPKLELLRGGSPQATDAGMAALVDCPALRFLHLIDTPITDTGLEAVAQIKTLESFYLDGSQATDEGLGKLIKARPDLHLHVDQRHHDRDPRAHSHTH, from the coding sequence ATGACCCATCGGGCGAAAAAAATGCAGCCGTCCACCAGAAACGCGGCCGCTCGGCGTGAACCGCTGTTGGCTCTCTTGCTAACTGCCTGCCTTGGGCTGGTGCTGGTCGGCTGCGAGAGGAACAGCGACTACCGATCCGCCGGCGAAGAAGAAGCAGCAAGCAGCACCGCCAGCCGGACGCCTGATCCGCCCGCCACGTGGGCCGATCAGCGTGCAGCCGCCGTCGGTGGAGCGGAGTCGATCCTGGTGGAAGAAGCGGTCACCGACGAACAACTGGCCGAACTGTCCGACGCGCCAAAGCTGGAAAAGATCGTCCTGGAACAGAGCCGGCTTTCACCTGCCGGCGTACGATCCCTGCAGAGGTTCCCGGCGCTCGAGTACGTCAAACTCAAAGGGGACGTGGGCGATGAACACCTGGAAGCCCTGGCCGAGATGCCGGGCCTGCGGTTCCTGAATCTGCCCCAGGCCAACTTTACCGATGCGGGCCTGCAGCGACTGTCGACCTTGCCAAAGCTGGAATTATTGCGGGGCGGTAGTCCCCAGGCGACCGACGCCGGCATGGCAGCCCTGGTGGATTGCCCCGCCTTGCGGTTCCTGCACCTGATCGACACGCCGATCACCGACACCGGATTAGAAGCGGTCGCCCAGATCAAAACGCTGGAATCGTTTTATCTGGACGGCTCGCAAGCGACCGACGAGGGGCTAGGGAAATTAATCAAAGCCCGTCCCGACCTGCATTTGCACGTCGACCAGCGTCACCACGATCGGGATCCGCGGGCCCATTCGCATACCCACTAA
- a CDS encoding Trm112 family protein, which translates to MFSEMFLQILRCPFSHSPLTLAEPSLVDALNEKVAAGELRNRSGDLVERRLDGGLVDAQRQWLFPIFEQIPQLIADEAIPLVDAAASVEVPHE; encoded by the coding sequence TTGTTCAGCGAAATGTTTCTGCAGATCTTGCGCTGCCCGTTCAGTCATTCGCCTTTGACGCTGGCCGAACCGTCGCTGGTCGACGCGCTGAATGAAAAAGTGGCCGCGGGCGAACTACGGAACCGGTCCGGCGATCTGGTCGAACGCCGGCTTGATGGCGGACTGGTCGACGCCCAGCGGCAGTGGCTTTTCCCTATTTTTGAACAGATCCCCCAGTTGATCGCCGACGAAGCGATCCCGCTGGTCGACGCAGCCGCATCGGTCGAGGTCCCGCATGAGTGA
- a CDS encoding outer membrane protein assembly factor BamB family protein, which translates to MLSFPRWSFLVGGCLALFPVFTAQAVDSPQFLGAQRNGISAEKGVLPAWPADGPEVLWRSPVGEGMSAVAVAGDKVVTLRQIGGNQEVVALDAQTGDIRWRTPVGNAYENSQGDGPRATPTIAGERIFVFTGDGVLGAFQLSDGAKIWQKNVVMENRGQTADYGMACSPLVAGDLVIVQAGAPNATLVACDAATGEQKWKAGDGPAGYSSPVLLNVGGRQQIVALAGSQALGVSLEGKLLWEYDFETAYECNTASPIAIDGMVFLSAGENHGSVLLELRPRDDVFQPTEKWESLRGGSVLRSEWQTPVLIDGYLYGFDNVGSAGPVTHLTCLEAATGKRMWQETRFGKGNLIAVDGKLLMTTFTGELVLAKIDPQEYKELGRTRLTGPTRQAPVVANGRIYLRDNREVVCLSAK; encoded by the coding sequence ATGTTGTCGTTCCCTCGCTGGTCGTTTCTCGTGGGCGGCTGCCTGGCCCTGTTTCCTGTGTTCACAGCGCAAGCGGTTGATTCCCCGCAATTCCTTGGCGCCCAGCGGAATGGCATTTCGGCGGAAAAAGGGGTGCTGCCCGCCTGGCCGGCCGATGGTCCCGAAGTCCTGTGGCGCTCGCCCGTCGGCGAAGGGATGTCGGCCGTGGCGGTCGCTGGCGATAAAGTGGTCACCCTGCGGCAAATCGGCGGCAACCAGGAGGTCGTCGCCCTGGACGCCCAGACGGGCGATATCCGCTGGCGAACCCCGGTGGGGAATGCCTATGAAAACTCGCAAGGCGACGGCCCTCGGGCCACGCCGACGATCGCGGGCGAGCGGATCTTTGTCTTTACCGGGGACGGCGTGCTGGGCGCGTTCCAGCTGTCCGATGGCGCCAAAATCTGGCAGAAAAACGTCGTGATGGAAAATCGCGGACAAACGGCCGACTACGGCATGGCGTGTTCGCCGCTGGTCGCAGGCGATCTGGTCATTGTGCAAGCCGGCGCTCCGAACGCGACCCTGGTGGCCTGCGATGCGGCCACCGGCGAACAGAAATGGAAGGCCGGCGACGGACCGGCCGGCTATTCGTCCCCCGTTTTGCTGAACGTGGGCGGACGGCAGCAGATCGTCGCTCTGGCCGGCAGCCAGGCGCTAGGCGTTTCGCTGGAAGGAAAACTGCTGTGGGAATACGATTTTGAAACGGCCTATGAATGCAACACGGCCAGCCCGATCGCCATCGACGGCATGGTGTTCCTTTCCGCCGGCGAAAATCACGGCAGCGTGCTGCTGGAACTTCGCCCGCGCGACGACGTATTCCAGCCGACAGAAAAATGGGAATCGCTCCGCGGCGGCAGCGTGCTCCGCAGTGAATGGCAAACGCCAGTGCTGATCGACGGCTATCTTTACGGCTTCGACAACGTCGGCAGCGCCGGCCCCGTCACACATTTGACTTGCCTGGAGGCGGCCACCGGCAAGCGGATGTGGCAGGAAACGCGCTTCGGCAAAGGGAACCTGATCGCAGTCGACGGCAAACTGCTGATGACGACCTTCACCGGCGAGCTGGTCCTGGCGAAGATCGATCCCCAGGAATACAAAGAGCTGGGCCGCACCCGGCTGACAGGCCCCACTCGCCAGGCCCCCGTCGTCGCCAACGGCCGTATCTATCTCCGCGATAATCGCGAAGTCGTCTGCCTTTCGGCAAAGTAA
- the argH gene encoding argininosuccinate lyase, whose product MESPSHGGVFNKPTDKLVVKFTESVSFDRHLLAHDIDGSIAHAEMLHSIGVLTQEESEQIASELLKIRQEIEEETLKLSIDLEDIHMNVEQALIDRLGDLGRKLHTGRSRNDQVSTDMRMWVRNAIDHIDKCLYDVQRAFLSRCTKDADFIIPAYTHMQRAQPVLAAHYWLAFIEKFHRDRRRLASCRKRVNICSLGSAAVAGTSIPIDREMVAAKLGFESVARNSVDVSSDRDFVLETAFALTMIAEHLSAWAEEWIIWSTAEFNFLKLPEEFCTGSSIMPQKINPDVLELIRGKSARVIGNLQTLLVLMKGLPLAYNRDMQEDKPALFDSVRTVKDCLSLAALMIEQTELRREQIQKRLDTGYLDATSLMEFLIRRGTPQRQAHHAVGSLVRRAMDQQVRLEDLTLEEFKSVDASLDYTVYNVLGVKNAVEAFVSYGSTAPAEVQRQVKFWKERLSSSQS is encoded by the coding sequence TTGGAAAGCCCTTCCCACGGCGGCGTATTCAACAAGCCGACTGACAAGCTGGTGGTGAAGTTCACCGAGAGCGTAAGTTTCGATCGGCACTTGCTGGCGCACGATATCGACGGTTCCATCGCCCATGCGGAAATGCTGCACTCGATCGGCGTTCTGACCCAGGAAGAGAGCGAGCAGATCGCTTCCGAACTGCTCAAAATCCGGCAGGAAATCGAAGAAGAAACGCTCAAGCTCAGCATCGACCTGGAAGACATCCATATGAATGTCGAACAGGCCCTGATCGATCGCCTGGGCGACCTCGGACGAAAGCTCCACACCGGCCGCAGCCGGAACGATCAGGTTTCCACCGACATGCGCATGTGGGTGCGGAACGCCATCGACCATATTGACAAGTGCCTGTACGACGTGCAGCGGGCCTTTTTATCCCGTTGCACCAAAGACGCTGACTTTATCATCCCGGCCTATACGCACATGCAGCGGGCCCAGCCGGTGTTGGCCGCCCACTACTGGCTGGCCTTTATTGAAAAATTCCATCGGGACCGGCGTCGCCTGGCAAGCTGCCGCAAGCGGGTCAATATCTGCAGCCTGGGCAGTGCGGCCGTCGCCGGCACCAGCATCCCGATCGACCGTGAAATGGTCGCCGCCAAACTGGGTTTTGAAAGCGTCGCGCGGAACAGCGTGGATGTTTCCAGCGACCGCGACTTCGTCCTGGAAACGGCGTTCGCTCTGACCATGATCGCCGAGCATTTGAGCGCCTGGGCGGAAGAGTGGATTATCTGGTCGACGGCCGAATTCAACTTTCTGAAGCTGCCGGAGGAGTTTTGCACCGGTTCTTCGATCATGCCGCAAAAGATCAATCCCGACGTGCTGGAGCTGATCCGCGGCAAGTCGGCCCGTGTTATCGGCAACCTGCAGACGCTGCTGGTGCTGATGAAGGGCCTGCCCCTGGCGTACAACCGGGACATGCAAGAGGACAAGCCGGCCCTGTTTGATTCGGTCCGCACCGTCAAAGATTGCCTGTCGCTGGCCGCCCTGATGATCGAACAGACCGAATTGCGCCGCGAGCAGATCCAGAAGCGGCTGGATACGGGCTATCTGGACGCTACCTCGCTGATGGAATTCCTGATTCGTCGCGGAACCCCGCAAAGGCAGGCGCATCATGCGGTCGGATCGCTCGTCCGCCGAGCAATGGATCAACAGGTGCGTCTGGAAGACCTGACTCTGGAAGAATTCAAGAGTGTCGACGCCAGTCTTGATTACACTGTTTACAACGTGTTAGGCGTAAAAAACGCCGTGGAGGCGTTTGTGAGTTATGGTTCTACAGCACCTGCCGAGGTGCAACGCCAGGTGAAATTCTGGAAGGAACGGCTCAGCAGCAGCCAATCCTGA
- a CDS encoding histidine triad nucleotide-binding protein yields MSEKTIFKKILDREIPADIVYEDDDCMAFVDISAQAPVHLLVIPKKEITSVATLGDEDQQVIGRIFLVIRDLARQQGLEDGYRVVTNIGEEGGQSVPHLHFHLLGGRKLVWPPG; encoded by the coding sequence ATGAGTGAAAAGACGATCTTCAAAAAAATCCTCGATCGCGAGATCCCGGCCGATATCGTCTATGAAGATGACGACTGCATGGCGTTTGTCGATATCAGCGCCCAGGCGCCTGTCCATCTGCTGGTCATTCCCAAAAAAGAGATCACCTCGGTCGCCACCCTCGGCGACGAAGACCAGCAGGTCATCGGTCGCATCTTTCTCGTCATTCGCGACCTCGCCCGGCAACAAGGGCTGGAAGACGGCTACCGCGTGGTCACCAACATTGGCGAAGAAGGCGGGCAATCGGTGCCGCATCTGCACTTTCACCTGCTGGGCGGCCGCAAGCTCGTCTGGCCGCCAGGGTAG
- a CDS encoding formylmethanofuran dehydrogenase subunit C produces MPVTLTLKQSSLLPIEVEGVLPHTIVGRSLAEVERLPIFCGKDQLALADLFTVAGDTREPALVWRGDLANVHWLGAKMQDGLLRVEGNAGRHVGSQMKGGRIEVHGNTGDWTGAEMLAGQLHVRGDAGDQPGAAYRGSLRGMQGGLLMIEGSAGREAGRRMRRGMLAVGGAIGDMAGFQMLAGTLLFLGSGGIRHGAGMRRGTLVFCGDPPTLLGTFRPACRFQPPILPLLYRDLTRAGFPLPEKPFQSPFDLYHGDQLEGGRGEILLRA; encoded by the coding sequence ATGCCCGTGACGCTCACGCTCAAGCAGTCTTCCCTTTTGCCGATCGAGGTGGAAGGCGTCCTGCCCCACACGATCGTCGGGCGTTCGCTGGCGGAAGTCGAACGCCTGCCGATCTTCTGCGGCAAAGACCAGCTCGCGCTGGCTGACCTGTTTACTGTCGCCGGCGATACGCGCGAACCGGCGCTGGTCTGGCGGGGCGACCTGGCCAACGTCCATTGGCTGGGAGCGAAAATGCAGGACGGCCTGCTCCGTGTCGAAGGAAATGCAGGCCGGCATGTGGGCAGTCAAATGAAGGGCGGACGCATCGAAGTCCACGGCAACACGGGCGACTGGACCGGGGCCGAGATGCTGGCAGGCCAGCTGCACGTGCGGGGCGACGCGGGCGATCAACCGGGGGCCGCCTATCGCGGCAGTCTCCGCGGCATGCAGGGCGGGCTGCTAATGATTGAAGGCAGCGCCGGCCGCGAAGCAGGCCGACGGATGCGGCGCGGCATGCTGGCCGTCGGCGGAGCGATCGGCGACATGGCCGGTTTCCAGATGTTAGCCGGCACGCTGCTGTTCCTGGGTTCCGGCGGCATCCGTCACGGCGCCGGGATGCGACGCGGGACGCTCGTCTTTTGCGGGGATCCCCCGACGCTGCTGGGGACGTTCCGTCCCGCCTGTCGATTCCAGCCGCCCATCCTGCCGCTGCTGTACCGCGACCTGACCCGGGCCGGCTTCCCGTTGCCGGAAAAGCCGTTCCAGTCGCCGTTCGATCTGTATCACGGCGACCAGCTCGAAGGCGGCCGCGGCGAAATCCTGCTGCGAGCGTAA
- a CDS encoding HesB/IscA family protein: MAVILTEKAAAEVQKTMQEQSLNATTALRIAVAGGGCSGLEYQLSFDEVYDEEKDSRSEQHGVAVLVDRKSALHLDGTVIDYYDGIEKRGFKIENPNAVRSCGCGKSFSS, encoded by the coding sequence ATGGCCGTTATTCTGACTGAAAAAGCTGCCGCCGAAGTTCAAAAAACCATGCAAGAGCAGTCGCTCAACGCCACCACGGCGCTCCGTATCGCCGTTGCCGGCGGCGGCTGCAGCGGCCTGGAGTACCAGCTTTCGTTTGACGAAGTGTACGACGAAGAGAAAGACAGCCGCAGCGAACAGCACGGCGTGGCGGTTCTTGTCGATCGCAAGAGCGCTCTCCACCTCGACGGCACCGTCATCGACTATTACGACGGCATCGAGAAGCGCGGCTTCAAGATCGAAAACCCCAACGCGGTCCGATCCTGCGGTTGCGGTAAATCTTTCAGCTCCTAA
- a CDS encoding metallophosphoesterase — protein MLPDSLVQPLLPGPVDIVGDVHGEIEPLHALLRRLGYDEQGRHPENRRLVFVGDLTDRGPDSPAVVDLVQQLLDDGRAQCVLGNHDFNLLMGQTKADNGWFFGRPFCDATGYVSPQVQADEPTRQRTLALFRRLPVALERSDLRVVHSCWSDAMITIARQANDVVALYKLHQERIEADLADSELDDVGKRLRRQNENPVKRITSGPEERRSPPPVDPTVTRAERRVYWWNDYQDAFCVFGHYALPYGEPRGNRRTHCIDYGVAKRWTERRDGRTSDFSTRLAALRYPERVVVFDEADREDLVLASPG, from the coding sequence ATGTTACCTGATTCGCTCGTTCAACCGCTGCTGCCGGGGCCGGTCGATATCGTAGGCGACGTACATGGCGAGATCGAACCGCTGCATGCCCTGCTGCGGCGCCTGGGTTACGACGAGCAGGGGCGACATCCGGAAAATCGGCGTCTGGTGTTCGTCGGCGACCTGACCGATCGCGGTCCTGACAGCCCGGCGGTGGTGGATCTGGTGCAGCAATTGCTAGACGACGGCCGAGCCCAGTGCGTGCTGGGCAATCACGACTTCAACCTGTTGATGGGGCAAACCAAAGCCGACAACGGCTGGTTTTTTGGACGTCCCTTTTGCGACGCCACCGGTTACGTTTCCCCGCAGGTGCAGGCCGACGAGCCGACCCGGCAGCGCACCCTGGCGTTGTTTCGCAGGTTACCGGTCGCCCTGGAAAGAAGCGATTTGCGGGTGGTGCACTCCTGCTGGTCCGACGCCATGATCACGATTGCCCGGCAGGCGAACGACGTCGTCGCGCTGTACAAACTGCACCAGGAGCGGATCGAGGCCGACCTGGCCGACAGCGAACTTGACGATGTCGGCAAGCGTCTGCGTCGCCAGAACGAGAACCCCGTCAAGCGGATTACGTCGGGACCCGAGGAACGCCGTTCGCCTCCGCCGGTCGATCCGACCGTCACGCGGGCCGAACGGCGGGTCTACTGGTGGAACGACTACCAGGACGCGTTCTGCGTGTTTGGCCATTACGCCCTGCCTTACGGCGAACCCCGTGGAAATCGCCGTACGCACTGCATCGACTACGGCGTCGCCAAACGCTGGACGGAGCGGCGGGACGGTCGCACCTCGGATTTTTCCACACGACTGGCCGCTTTGCGGTATCCCGAAAGGGTGGTCGTGTTCGACGAAGCGGACCGCGAGGACCTGGTTCTGGCAAGTCCTGGCTGA
- a CDS encoding HEAT repeat domain-containing protein, with product MIRSVVFVAVLAASSGMLFAQADPFGAGSDPFGGGASPAPVNPFGGGGSEPANPFGGGGGTPANPFGGGGGGAPAPTTLPDSTLAVPTAPANSSYPPEPPPNDLLLVSIAELKPTTPSQLLRAVFSLVNYGAPTEAKRYLARLTDAKPDDATLIALQKEFTSGPFFALSRNPRMQPEGSQFADRVLSLATKALQEPDHLKTLVAQLQDADIVTRSRALAGLENAGPPAIVPMIAALADPDRVPEHRNIAIALVQMKGLSEEPLIAALEAKDPYLRTQAARVLGAMKSQRAAPYLMGPATVASYPEPLRQAAHRALVRILGAAPNPDTAERYLLARATSYFQGETPDVIGADGAIEVWRWDEDQQQAVPVRYPAADASLALASKLARDLHNLAPDNQEYRRIYLLSALEVEKRTQSFDQPLSQGHGGAFEEAAAAGTSAVENLLHHALLGHRTGAALGAIEVLAEIGDEQLLVSTNGEPRTLAQAMRHGDSRVRAAAASAIMRIAPTRDFPGSSDLLGVLTRAVRSTGRRRALIGYPRLRVAQTFAAHLEHSGFDSDFAVTGRSLLAQAFREPDFQLILISDAIDQPELRSVVQQLRRDPRTARIPIGIMCRVINLPQLQRFAEEDPLTLAFPQPFEVDSLAHDAYELTALSGRDWISADERLEQGRQALAHLNTLLESPQRYPFFNLLAVEDGLIAALKSPAYTEAAAKGLGLLATPRAQHALVDAASENGAHPADRKAAAEAFQVAVQRRGLQLTSAQLQSQYDRYEQSRTLPVETQEILGFILDVMESPSRAAADAPSPASLPQGG from the coding sequence ATGATTCGTAGCGTCGTCTTCGTAGCGGTTCTGGCCGCATCGAGCGGAATGCTCTTCGCCCAGGCCGATCCGTTTGGCGCCGGCAGCGATCCGTTCGGCGGAGGCGCCAGTCCCGCTCCGGTCAATCCGTTTGGCGGAGGCGGCAGCGAGCCCGCCAACCCGTTCGGCGGCGGAGGCGGCACGCCTGCGAACCCCTTTGGCGGCGGAGGAGGCGGCGCACCGGCGCCGACGACCCTTCCCGATAGCACGCTGGCGGTTCCCACCGCGCCGGCCAACTCGAGCTACCCGCCGGAGCCCCCGCCCAACGATCTGCTGCTGGTTTCGATCGCCGAGCTGAAACCGACCACGCCGTCCCAGTTGTTGCGGGCCGTGTTCTCGCTGGTCAACTATGGAGCTCCGACAGAGGCCAAACGTTATCTGGCCCGTTTGACAGACGCCAAACCTGATGATGCGACACTGATTGCGCTGCAGAAAGAATTCACTTCAGGGCCGTTCTTCGCCCTGTCGCGTAATCCCCGCATGCAGCCCGAAGGCAGCCAGTTCGCCGACCGCGTGCTCAGCCTGGCGACCAAGGCGTTGCAAGAACCCGATCATTTGAAAACCCTGGTCGCGCAGCTGCAGGACGCCGACATTGTCACCCGCAGCCGGGCGCTGGCGGGACTGGAAAACGCCGGTCCGCCTGCGATCGTCCCCATGATTGCCGCGCTGGCGGATCCGGACCGCGTGCCTGAGCATCGAAATATCGCGATTGCCCTGGTGCAAATGAAAGGGCTGTCGGAAGAACCGCTGATCGCGGCCCTGGAAGCCAAGGACCCGTACCTGCGCACCCAGGCCGCCCGCGTGCTGGGAGCGATGAAGTCGCAACGCGCGGCGCCCTATCTGATGGGACCCGCCACGGTCGCCAGTTATCCCGAGCCGCTGCGTCAGGCGGCCCACCGTGCCCTGGTGCGAATTCTAGGAGCCGCCCCCAACCCCGATACGGCCGAGCGGTATCTGCTGGCCAGGGCGACCTCCTACTTTCAAGGAGAAACGCCCGACGTGATCGGCGCCGACGGCGCCATCGAAGTTTGGCGCTGGGACGAAGACCAGCAGCAGGCCGTGCCGGTTCGTTATCCGGCCGCCGATGCTTCGCTGGCTCTCGCTTCCAAGCTGGCCCGTGATCTGCATAACCTGGCGCCTGACAACCAGGAATACCGGCGGATCTACCTGCTTAGCGCGCTCGAAGTCGAGAAGCGTACGCAATCCTTTGACCAGCCGCTTTCACAAGGTCACGGGGGCGCTTTTGAAGAAGCAGCCGCAGCCGGAACGTCGGCCGTGGAAAATCTCCTGCATCATGCGCTGCTGGGCCACCGCACCGGCGCTGCGCTCGGCGCGATCGAAGTGCTGGCCGAAATCGGCGACGAACAGCTCCTGGTTTCCACCAATGGAGAGCCCCGCACCCTGGCCCAGGCCATGCGGCATGGCGACAGTCGCGTCCGGGCCGCCGCCGCCAGCGCCATTATGCGGATCGCCCCCACGCGGGATTTCCCTGGTTCCAGCGATCTGCTGGGCGTGCTCACCCGCGCGGTCCGTTCCACGGGGCGTCGCCGGGCCCTGATCGGATATCCGCGACTGCGCGTGGCGCAGACGTTTGCCGCGCATCTGGAGCATTCCGGTTTCGACTCGGACTTTGCCGTGACTGGCCGCAGCCTGTTGGCGCAGGCCTTTCGTGAGCCCGACTTCCAGTTGATCCTGATCAGCGACGCCATTGACCAGCCGGAACTCCGCAGCGTGGTGCAACAGCTTCGCCGCGACCCGCGGACCGCCCGGATTCCGATCGGCATTATGTGCCGCGTGATCAACCTGCCCCAGCTGCAGCGGTTTGCGGAAGAAGACCCGCTGACCCTGGCGTTTCCGCAGCCGTTCGAAGTCGATTCGCTCGCGCATGACGCTTATGAACTGACCGCTTTGTCGGGACGCGACTGGATCTCCGCCGACGAACGGCTGGAACAGGGGCGCCAGGCGCTGGCCCATCTGAATACGCTGTTGGAATCGCCCCAGCGATATCCGTTTTTCAATCTGCTTGCCGTGGAAGACGGCCTGATCGCCGCCCTGAAGTCGCCCGCCTATACGGAGGCCGCCGCCAAAGGGCTCGGCCTGCTCGCCACGCCCAGGGCGCAACACGCGCTGGTCGATGCGGCCAGCGAGAACGGCGCCCACCCGGCCGACCGCAAGGCCGCAGCCGAAGCCTTTCAGGTTGCCGTGCAGCGCCGCGGCCTGCAGTTGACCTCCGCCCAGCTGCAGTCCCAGTATGATCGCTACGAGCAAAGCCGCACCCTCCCTGTCGAAACGCAGGAGATCCTCGGCTTTATCCTGGATGTGATGGAATCCCCCAGCCGCGCTGCGGCAGACGCACCTTCCCCTGCCAGCTTGCCTCAGGGCGGATAG
- a CDS encoding sigma-54 interaction domain-containing protein, translating to MSYGSTRLETGPPIPSLIGSSPAMEEVYRITRRAAKSNASVLLLGETGVGKELIATALHRLSNRAGGPMVKVNCGALSESLLESELFGHVRGAFTGAVNNRTGRFEAAHTGTVFLDEINSTSLLLQVKLLRVLQEKEFERVGDTQTVRVDTRIIAASNRDLQDEVQAERFREDLYWRLNVVPIQIPPLRQRREDIPALAAHFLNVYNEANDRYVVHIDPAALEAMQDYHWPGNVRELQNYIERSVVMAEGDELTLDLLPEGVRGGDRNRRTGVRGADMESLIFEVVQQGLTTADENEDKLHKKIVSRLEHELISQVLENCSYVQTKAATMLGINRNTLHKKMKEYDLDGAEK from the coding sequence ATGTCATACGGAAGCACCCGACTGGAAACAGGACCGCCGATCCCCAGTCTGATCGGTTCCAGCCCAGCAATGGAAGAGGTCTATCGCATTACGCGCCGTGCCGCCAAGAGCAATGCATCCGTGTTGCTGCTGGGCGAAACGGGCGTCGGCAAGGAATTGATCGCCACCGCGCTGCATCGCCTGAGCAACCGCGCCGGCGGCCCCATGGTGAAGGTCAATTGCGGCGCCCTCAGCGAAAGCCTGCTGGAAAGCGAGCTCTTCGGCCATGTTCGCGGAGCCTTTACCGGCGCCGTGAACAACCGCACCGGTCGATTCGAGGCGGCCCATACGGGCACCGTCTTCCTTGACGAAATCAACTCCACCAGCCTGCTGCTCCAGGTCAAGCTGCTGCGCGTGCTGCAGGAGAAGGAGTTCGAACGGGTCGGCGACACGCAGACCGTCCGCGTCGATACCCGCATCATCGCCGCCAGCAACCGGGACCTGCAGGACGAAGTCCAGGCGGAACGTTTTCGCGAGGACTTGTACTGGCGCCTGAATGTGGTGCCGATCCAGATCCCGCCGCTGCGCCAGCGTCGGGAAGACATCCCCGCCCTGGCCGCCCATTTTCTCAATGTCTACAACGAAGCCAACGATCGCTACGTCGTGCACATTGATCCGGCCGCTCTCGAGGCGATGCAGGATTACCACTGGCCCGGCAACGTCCGTGAACTGCAGAACTACATTGAACGCTCCGTCGTCATGGCCGAAGGGGACGAGCTGACCCTGGACCTGCTGCCCGAAGGGGTTCGCGGCGGCGACCGGAACCGCCGCACAGGCGTCCGCGGCGCCGATATGGAATCACTCATTTTCGAAGTGGTGCAGCAAGGGCTGACCACCGCCGACGAGAACGAGGACAAGCTCCACAAAAAGATCGTCAGCCGCCTGGAGCACGAACTGATCTCCCAGGTGCTGGAAAACTGCAGCTACGTGCAAACCAAAGCCGCCACCATGCTTGGCATCAACCGCAACACGCTGCACAAAAAGATGAAAGAGTACGACCTCGACGGCGCCGAAAAGTAA